A window of the Streptomyces griseochromogenes genome harbors these coding sequences:
- a CDS encoding cysteine desulfurase, with the protein MAFDADALRKDFPILERTVDGGARLVYLDSGATTQKPLQVLDAERDFYLTRNAAVHRGAHQLANEATEAYEDARHTVARFIGAAADEVVFTRNTTEGINLVAYALGNARRLGPGDRIVVTEMEHHANLVPWQQLAERTGATLDWFGLTDDGRLDLGRIDELLDERTKVLALTHQSNVLGTINPVRELADRAHAHGTLVVVDGAQSVPHRPVDVGALGADFLAFSGHKMLGPNGVGVLWGRADLLAGLPPFLTGGSMIEIVEMDRTTFLPPPQRFEAGVPMTSQAVGLAAAVGYLEALGMAEVAAHEDALTARALELLAEVPGVRVVGPRDLTDRGSAVSFTVDGIHPHDVGQVLDERGVAVRVGHHCARPIVRRYGIPATTRASFYVYNTLDEVDALVEGVRAAQRYFGR; encoded by the coding sequence GTGGCCTTCGACGCTGACGCGCTGCGCAAGGACTTCCCGATCCTGGAGCGGACGGTGGACGGCGGCGCCCGGCTCGTCTACCTCGACTCCGGGGCGACCACCCAGAAACCGCTGCAGGTCCTCGACGCGGAGCGGGACTTCTACCTCACCCGCAACGCGGCCGTGCACCGCGGGGCACATCAGCTCGCGAACGAGGCGACCGAGGCCTACGAGGACGCCCGGCACACCGTGGCCCGGTTCATCGGCGCCGCCGCCGACGAGGTGGTCTTCACCAGGAACACCACCGAGGGCATCAACCTCGTCGCCTACGCCCTCGGCAACGCCCGCAGGCTCGGCCCCGGCGACCGGATCGTGGTCACGGAGATGGAGCACCACGCCAACCTCGTGCCCTGGCAGCAGCTGGCCGAACGGACCGGTGCCACGCTCGACTGGTTCGGGCTGACCGACGACGGCCGGCTCGACCTCGGCAGGATCGACGAGCTGCTGGACGAGCGCACCAAGGTGCTCGCCCTCACCCACCAGTCCAACGTCCTCGGCACGATCAATCCGGTGCGTGAACTGGCCGACCGGGCGCATGCGCACGGAACGCTCGTCGTCGTGGACGGAGCCCAGTCGGTCCCGCACCGGCCGGTCGACGTCGGCGCGCTCGGCGCGGACTTCCTGGCGTTCTCCGGGCACAAGATGCTCGGCCCGAACGGGGTCGGCGTGCTCTGGGGCCGCGCGGACCTCCTGGCCGGGCTGCCGCCGTTCCTCACCGGCGGGTCGATGATCGAGATCGTGGAGATGGACCGCACCACCTTCCTGCCGCCGCCGCAGCGCTTCGAGGCGGGCGTGCCGATGACCTCGCAGGCGGTGGGGCTCGCGGCGGCGGTCGGGTATCTGGAGGCGCTGGGCATGGCCGAGGTGGCGGCGCACGAGGACGCGCTGACCGCCCGGGCTCTGGAGCTGCTGGCGGAGGTACCCGGAGTGCGGGTGGTCGGCCCCCGCGACCTCACCGACCGCGGCTCGGCCGTCTCGTTCACGGTCGACGGGATCCACCCCCACGACGTCGGCCAGGTGCTGGACGAACGGGGCGTGGCCGTCCGGGTCGGCCACCACTGCGCCCGGCCGATCGTGCGGCGCTACGGCATTCCTGCGACCACCCGGGCGAGCTTCTACGTCTACAACACCCTGGACGAGGTCGACGCCCTGGTGGAGGGTGTCCGGGCAGCTCAGAGGTATTTCGGAAGGTGA
- a CDS encoding MerR family transcriptional regulator, with the protein MTSGQPLPRDPEPSLTIAQVAERTGLTHDTLRYYEKAGLIERIGRTTGNQRRYQATDLAWLEFLLRLRETGMSIADMQRFARLRSEGDPTVADRLAMLREHRAELADRIRALRRNAAALDDKIDHYERLLDERRPGTDEPT; encoded by the coding sequence ATGACCAGCGGACAGCCCCTCCCGCGGGACCCGGAACCCTCGTTGACCATCGCCCAGGTGGCCGAGCGCACCGGCCTCACGCACGACACCCTGCGCTACTACGAGAAGGCGGGACTGATCGAGCGGATCGGCCGGACCACCGGTAACCAGCGCCGCTACCAGGCGACGGACCTGGCCTGGCTGGAGTTCCTGCTGCGGCTGCGCGAGACCGGCATGTCGATCGCCGACATGCAGCGCTTCGCGCGGTTGCGGTCCGAGGGGGACCCGACGGTCGCCGACCGGCTGGCGATGCTCCGCGAGCACCGCGCCGAACTGGCCGACCGCATCCGGGCGCTCAGGCGCAACGCCGCCGCGCTGGACGACAAGATCGATCACTACGAACGGCTGCTGGACGAGCGGCGGCCGGGGACGGACGAGCCGACATGA
- a CDS encoding carboxymuconolactone decarboxylase family protein, which produces MSESTTRDERFTHGLEVLKKVDGEAGQRVVDSLADINPELGHQIVAWAFGEIYDRPGLAPRDRQLVTLGMLTALGGCEAQLDVHVNAALNVGLTPEQITEALLHSAVYCGMPKALNATFAAKKVFADRGLLPLGRQPAETAPVSTSA; this is translated from the coding sequence ATGAGCGAGAGCACCACCCGTGACGAGCGTTTCACCCATGGCCTGGAGGTTCTGAAGAAGGTCGACGGCGAGGCCGGGCAGCGGGTCGTCGACTCGCTCGCCGACATCAACCCGGAGCTGGGGCACCAGATCGTCGCCTGGGCCTTCGGGGAGATCTACGACCGGCCCGGCCTCGCCCCGCGCGACCGCCAGCTGGTCACCCTGGGCATGCTCACCGCGCTCGGCGGCTGCGAGGCCCAGCTGGACGTGCACGTGAACGCGGCCCTGAACGTGGGCCTCACGCCCGAGCAGATCACGGAGGCGCTGCTGCACTCCGCCGTCTACTGCGGCATGCCGAAGGCGCTCAACGCCACCTTCGCCGCGAAGAAGGTCTTCGCCGACCGCGGGCTGCTGCCGCTCGGACGGCAGCCCGCCGAGACGGCCCCGGTGTCCACGTCCGCTTGA
- a CDS encoding DUF6314 family protein, protein MGEFWPVADVLAHLAGAWRVERTVRDLASGAEGRFAGVTVFVPLDGGGLLHEESGTFTWQGATRAATRTLRFLPGSVRGTADVRFADGRPFHDLDLRSGRHVTDHPCSADLYRGEFTVADPDHWRTVWRVGGPAKDLLLTTDYVREG, encoded by the coding sequence ATGGGCGAGTTCTGGCCCGTGGCCGACGTCCTCGCCCACCTGGCCGGAGCCTGGCGGGTGGAGCGAACCGTGCGGGATCTGGCGAGCGGGGCCGAGGGGCGCTTCGCGGGCGTGACCGTCTTCGTCCCGCTCGACGGCGGCGGGCTGCTGCACGAGGAGTCGGGCACTTTCACCTGGCAGGGCGCGACGAGGGCCGCGACGCGGACCCTGCGGTTCCTGCCGGGGAGCGTGCGGGGCACGGCGGACGTACGGTTCGCCGACGGGCGGCCCTTCCACGATCTCGATCTGCGGTCGGGGCGGCACGTCACCGATCACCCCTGCTCGGCCGACCTCTACCGGGGCGAGTTCACGGTCGCGGACCCCGACCACTGGCGCACGGTGTGGCGGGTCGGCGGGCCCGCGAAGGACCTGCTGCTCACCACCGACTACGTGCGCGAGGGCTGA
- a CDS encoding histidine phosphatase family protein — protein MPLRVTFVAAARSSPLLAERFQDDRPLDQAGWDEVQSVAGDLLPLAAAELRYCSPTPRSRATGDALGYAPLVQLALRDCDMGRWRGLTLGEAMAREPDAVDAWLADPRSTPHGGESLLAFITRVAGWLDTRPVGDGGRIVAVAEPSVIRAALVYVLKAPPSTYWNIDVRPLSATTVTGRAGRWNLRLDGVFAQPSRT, from the coding sequence ATGCCACTTCGGGTCACGTTCGTCGCGGCCGCGCGCAGTTCCCCCCTGCTCGCGGAGCGCTTCCAGGACGACCGGCCGCTGGACCAGGCCGGCTGGGACGAGGTGCAGAGCGTCGCCGGGGACCTGCTGCCGCTGGCGGCGGCCGAGCTGCGCTACTGCTCCCCGACCCCGCGCAGCCGTGCCACCGGCGACGCCCTCGGGTACGCCCCGCTGGTCCAGCTCGCCCTGCGCGACTGCGACATGGGCCGTTGGCGCGGGCTGACGCTGGGCGAGGCGATGGCCCGTGAACCGGACGCCGTGGACGCCTGGCTCGCCGACCCGCGCTCGACCCCGCACGGCGGTGAGTCGCTGCTGGCCTTCATCACCCGGGTCGCCGGCTGGCTCGACACACGCCCGGTGGGCGACGGCGGCCGGATCGTCGCCGTCGCCGAGCCCTCCGTGATCCGTGCCGCCCTGGTGTACGTGCTGAAGGCTCCGCCCTCGACGTACTGGAACATCGATGTGCGCCCGCTGTCGGCGACCACGGTGACGGGCCGCGCGGGCCGCTGGAACCTCCGCCTGGACGGCGTCTTCGCTCAGCCCTCGCGCACGTAG
- a CDS encoding GNAT family N-acetyltransferase produces the protein MSDAPDLPDGYEFSADTDRVDVDRVHGWLSTDAYWAIGRPREKHERAMASSINFGVYAIASGEQVAYARVVTDRALFAWLADVYVDPSVRGKGVGTAFVGRVRDHLRPFGLRRILLATEDAHGVYEKLGFRPLDRPDQWMLHGFE, from the coding sequence ATGAGCGACGCACCCGATCTCCCCGACGGCTACGAGTTCTCCGCCGACACCGACCGTGTCGACGTCGACCGCGTCCACGGCTGGCTGTCGACCGACGCGTACTGGGCGATCGGCCGGCCCCGGGAGAAGCACGAGCGGGCGATGGCGTCCTCGATCAACTTCGGGGTGTACGCCATCGCCTCGGGCGAGCAGGTGGCGTACGCGCGCGTGGTGACCGACCGAGCGCTGTTCGCCTGGCTCGCCGATGTGTACGTCGACCCGTCGGTGCGCGGCAAGGGCGTCGGCACGGCGTTCGTCGGCCGCGTCCGGGACCATCTGCGTCCCTTCGGGCTGCGCCGCATCCTGCTGGCCACGGAGGATGCGCACGGCGTGTACGAGAAGCTGGGCTTCAGGCCGCTGGACCGCCCGGACCAGTGGATGCTGCACGGTTTCGAGTAA
- a CDS encoding PLP-dependent aminotransferase family protein produces MHERSSVGELAEQLRRELDRYSPGGKLPSSRALVERFRVSPVTVSRALAQLAAEGLVITRPGAGAFRARPRPAADPAGDTSWQEVALSADGAADLVPRTVDASGVTVCLAAPPPGVLEFNGGYPHPSLQPERAMAAALARAGRRPGAWGRPPLEGLPELREWFARGIGGSVTAAEVLIAAGGQSALATALRALAPPGAQVLVESPTYPGMLALARAAGLRPVPVPVDSDGVRPGLLADAFRATGARVFVCQPLFQNPTGAVLAPDRRAEVLRIARAAGAFVIEDDYVRRMVHADSGPLPRPLAADDPDGVVVHVGSLTKATSPSFRVSALAARGPVLERLRAIQVVDSFFVPRPLQEAALELVGSPAWPRHLRALSAALKTRRDVMTAELARHLPELVLPHIPAGGYHLWLRLPDGADEASVTAAALRAGVALIPGRPYFSAEPPAAHLRLSFAAVAGTGEIVEGVRRLRVACDEALRCGPVTAR; encoded by the coding sequence ATGCACGAGCGTAGCAGTGTGGGTGAACTGGCGGAACAGCTGCGACGGGAGCTGGACCGCTACTCCCCAGGTGGAAAGCTCCCATCTAGCAGGGCGCTGGTCGAGCGGTTCCGGGTGAGCCCGGTGACCGTCTCCCGAGCCCTGGCCCAGCTGGCCGCCGAGGGACTGGTGATCACCCGGCCCGGCGCCGGCGCCTTCCGTGCCCGGCCGCGGCCCGCCGCCGATCCCGCCGGGGACACCTCCTGGCAGGAGGTCGCGCTGAGCGCCGACGGTGCCGCCGACCTCGTACCGCGCACCGTGGACGCCTCCGGGGTCACGGTCTGCCTCGCCGCACCGCCCCCGGGCGTGCTGGAGTTCAACGGCGGATACCCCCACCCCTCCCTCCAGCCCGAGCGGGCCATGGCCGCGGCCCTCGCCCGGGCCGGACGGCGGCCGGGCGCCTGGGGCAGGCCCCCGCTGGAGGGCCTGCCGGAGCTGCGGGAGTGGTTCGCGCGGGGCATCGGCGGGTCCGTCACGGCCGCCGAGGTGCTGATCGCCGCAGGCGGCCAGTCCGCGCTGGCCACGGCCCTGCGAGCGCTCGCCCCGCCCGGTGCCCAGGTCCTCGTGGAGTCGCCCACCTACCCGGGCATGCTGGCCCTGGCCCGGGCGGCCGGCCTGCGCCCGGTCCCGGTTCCGGTCGACTCCGACGGCGTCCGGCCCGGCCTGCTCGCCGACGCCTTCCGGGCCACCGGCGCCCGGGTCTTCGTCTGCCAGCCCCTGTTCCAGAATCCGACCGGCGCCGTCCTGGCCCCCGACCGGCGCGCCGAGGTGCTGCGCATCGCCCGCGCCGCCGGTGCGTTCGTCATCGAGGACGACTACGTGCGGCGCATGGTGCACGCGGACTCGGGCCCGCTGCCCCGCCCGCTGGCCGCCGACGACCCCGACGGCGTCGTCGTCCACGTCGGCTCGCTGACCAAGGCGACCTCGCCCAGCTTCCGGGTGAGCGCGCTGGCCGCGCGCGGTCCCGTGCTGGAACGGCTGCGCGCCATCCAGGTCGTGGACAGCTTCTTCGTCCCCCGGCCGCTGCAGGAGGCCGCCCTGGAACTCGTCGGCTCCCCGGCCTGGCCCCGCCATCTGCGGGCCCTGTCGGCCGCGCTGAAGACCCGCCGTGACGTCATGACCGCCGAACTCGCCCGCCACCTGCCCGAACTGGTCCTGCCGCACATCCCGGCCGGCGGCTACCACCTCTGGCTCCGCCTGCCCGACGGCGCCGACGAGGCGTCCGTGACCGCCGCCGCGCTGCGCGCCGGCGTCGCCCTCATCCCGGGCCGCCCCTACTTCAGCGCCGAACCGCCCGCGGCCCACCTCCGGCTGAGCTTCGCGGCGGTGGCGGGCACGGGGGAGATCGTGGAGGGAGTGCGGCGCCTGCGGGTCGCGTGTGACGAGGCGCTGCGGTGCGGGCCCGTGACCGCCCGGTAG
- a CDS encoding DMT family transporter, which produces MRAQSSATSTTAIAVPASRDHRTLGTGQAALGVIAFSLTFPSTAWGLQSFGPWSLVAVRSVLAALVAGGCLLAAGVPLPERRHLPGLAVVAGGVVLGFPLLSTLALRTSTTSHAAVVVGLLPLTTAVCSALRMGHRPPRRFWLAALTGAAAVLAFTLGQGGGGLTAADGFLFGALLVCAAGYTEGGRLARVMPGWQVIGWALVLCLPLSVPAAALALSYEPVRLTGHGVAGVLWVSVVSQFLGLVVWYRGMAAIGIPKASQLQLAQPLLTLVWSALLLGEHLTAAAPLTAVAVLVCIAVTQRS; this is translated from the coding sequence ATGAGAGCACAGAGTAGCGCTACTAGCACGACGGCGATAGCGGTCCCCGCCTCCCGCGACCACCGGACCCTCGGCACCGGGCAGGCCGCCCTCGGCGTGATCGCCTTCTCCCTCACCTTTCCGTCCACCGCATGGGGCCTGCAGAGCTTCGGCCCCTGGTCGCTGGTGGCCGTGCGCAGCGTCCTGGCGGCGCTCGTCGCGGGTGGCTGTCTGCTGGCGGCCGGGGTGCCGCTGCCCGAACGGCGGCACCTGCCGGGTCTCGCGGTCGTCGCCGGCGGGGTGGTGCTCGGCTTCCCGCTGCTGAGCACGCTCGCCCTGCGGACCTCGACCACCTCCCACGCCGCCGTCGTGGTGGGCCTGCTGCCGCTGACCACCGCCGTCTGCTCGGCCCTGCGCATGGGCCACCGGCCCCCGCGGCGGTTCTGGCTGGCGGCGCTGACGGGTGCGGCGGCCGTGCTCGCCTTCACCCTCGGTCAGGGCGGCGGCGGGCTCACGGCCGCCGACGGCTTCCTGTTCGGCGCGCTGCTGGTGTGCGCGGCCGGGTACACCGAGGGCGGGCGGCTGGCCCGGGTCATGCCGGGCTGGCAGGTCATCGGCTGGGCGCTGGTGCTGTGTCTGCCGCTGAGCGTGCCGGCCGCCGCGCTGGCGCTGTCGTACGAGCCGGTGCGGCTGACCGGGCACGGTGTGGCGGGTGTGCTGTGGGTCTCGGTGGTCTCGCAGTTCCTCGGGCTCGTCGTCTGGTACCGCGGCATGGCGGCCATCGGCATTCCGAAGGCCAGCCAGTTGCAGTTGGCCCAACCCCTGCTCACACTGGTGTGGTCGGCGCTGCTGCTGGGCGAACACCTCACGGCGGCCGCTCCGCTGACCGCCGTCGCCGTGCTCGTCTGCATCGCCGTCACTCAGCGGTCGTGA
- a CDS encoding DUF1918 domain-containing protein: MRATVGDQLVQHGRVVGEHDKIGEIVEVMGQKGEPPYRVRFEDGHVGVCSPGPDTEIRHKEIRPS; encoded by the coding sequence ATGCGCGCAACCGTGGGCGACCAGCTTGTCCAGCACGGCAGGGTGGTCGGTGAACACGACAAGATCGGCGAGATCGTCGAAGTGATGGGCCAGAAGGGCGAGCCGCCGTACCGGGTCCGCTTCGAGGACGGGCACGTGGGCGTCTGCTCCCCCGGCCCCGACACCGAGATCCGGCACAAGGAGATCCGACCCTCGTAA